The Syngnathus typhle isolate RoL2023-S1 ecotype Sweden linkage group LG14, RoL_Styp_1.0, whole genome shotgun sequence genome segment aaacaccagacaagttataaCGTAAATgtttataataattataataataataagattaataataataataatagtaataataaaagtcatctcgcgaggtttgacctccgaattttgttcgacaaccgaagcaaaaaaatctcgaattttttattcgaattccgatttgttcgagaaccgctacgttcgaaaaccgaggtttgactgtactgtatatgcatatatacagattacggtatatacataaatacagtaatcTGTATATACATACTACATacgtaatccctcgctacatcgcggttcgtttatcgcgatttcactacatcgcagattttcttttccaaattaaaaagaaaatttaattcaaaataaaacttctaaattgatgaattatggcacgaaagttgcccacaccagcagaaggcagggagtgcccacacaattgcaagTGCGTgcacctttttataaaaaaattgttataataataataattattataacaatttatttatatatatatgtatatatatgtgtatatatatatatatgtatataatgtaCACATTTTCACGTTGCCTTTCTGTACAgcctttgtgtgtatttgttatTGCTTCTTTGCCCTCAGCACGTCAATGGGATTTTACGTTGACTTTAGCATTAGCACTGGCGATCGTTCTAAAATGAAGTATGTCTTGTGAATAACAATCACAATGTGTGTAAATATTTTTGACGTGTGTTTAGCTTTCTTGTAAACTCCAATTATTTTATAACTCCAGCGCGGCACATGCTCAGGGACAGCAGAATCACCTGCATGTCACCGTTTTTTTCTTGTAAACTCCAGCGTGGCGCATGCTCAAGGACAGCAGAGCCACCTGCATGTCACGCGCTTGCCGCACAGGCTCACTATATGGGAAAGTAACGcaccatttgaaaaaaataatcgttTTCTTTCGTCGATAAAGTGTTCATCAGCGTGAAAAGACCAAATTTACAAGACATTGAATGAAATTTCTATTGATTGTCCGGCCCTACCGGCCGTTATTGGATACATCGTTTCAGCAATTGAGTCCTCATGTTGGGAATGAGCCAACGGTTCGGATCATCATGCGCTCATTCCCCATTTCCCAATCACCACACTGTGCAAGCTTTTGAATGACGAGCCTGGGAGAGTCACAATGAGGCGGGGAGTGGCGCTTCGTCTGCCAACATTTTTTTATGTCCACACTGTTAATCCGTGTTCAGACCGTTGACTACATGTAACAGGATTGGACATGCTAACTGTGGCCACCAGCTGTTAACGGATTGCACTGGGCGGGGCAGGCGGCGATTGGTTGCGCGGGCTTAGTATCCGGCCCCGAAAGCGCCGGTTTAGCGCAGAGTGCCACAGCAGCCCGAGAGGATGAGCGGGATGCCGAGACGGGACGGAGAGCTGTAGAAGTGCCGCGCACCAGCAGGAAGTTACTttttttcacttcctgtttgcatCTGGGGACCGCGTTGCTCGCGACTTGGCGCCCGTATGGCGTGCTGAGGGAGGCGTTGGTGGCGTAGGCGGCGGTGCAGGCGGGCCGCCAGCCTGGTCAGCAGGTGACCATGGCGGTGGCGCTGGAGGCCGTTTGGCTGAGGGTAAAGAATGTCTGCAAACAAAATGGCctcctcatcatgtctgtgctggCCGTTGTCATCGGTTGCCTCCTGGGATTCTTCCTCAGGACTAAGCGGCTCTCCGAGCAGGTCAGCTCTGCCTCATTCCTCAATGCAAACATAGGAAATGCTTGACTGATGTCAAAACTGTTAACTTAATGACTGTTTCCGATTGATTGATTTGAAATTCGAGTTCAACGTAGGTTTAGATGACAAAACTTTGTTCCAGCACCTCCTAAGAATGAAATGGCGGAATCAAAAAATTGCATCCACCACCTCCTAAGAAAGAAATGGCGGAATCAAAACATTGCATCCGCCACCTCCTAAGAAAGAAATGGCAATCAAAACATTGCATTGAAATTACAATTTCAAATTGATTAATTGAAATTtaaaactaataataaaatGTACCTTTACATTCCAGCATCTCTTAATGGGGGATTGGCACCTTTATCCTCATGCTCACCAAAATGGGTGCGCGTGGTAATATTTACCTTGAACACCAATGACAAGGTTCCATTGCGTGTTGTGTCGGGAGGTCATGCCGTTGGGTCGGCCATGTTGGTTGTTTACATCTGCTGATTGGACAGAGCCGCAAGGAACAAACCTTTCAAAAGAAGACCTGCGCGTGCCGGAGTGTATCCGTGTGGGCTCCATAAATAAAGTTGAGCTTAGTTGAatcatgtgtgtgcgtggtttTGCACCACTGTGTACATAAGTGTATcggtaaaatgtgtgtgtgtttttgctggCTGCTGATCCCGCTGTCACACAGGAAAACTAAGCCGCGGGCGCTTAATAGCTGCCAGAAAAGCTCTTTATCTGCCATCCATTAggcctcctcctccccttccgCCAGCTAACGCATGTCGGCTGACTTTCTTGACGACGACCACCATTTCATTGGTTAGCGCTGTTAGCACCGGTGCCGCACTGTTTACGTGGCCTCCCCCAACAACCGTCATGCTGACCAAAAAACCAACTGCTCAGCGGCCAATGTCGGAAATACAATACTAAACCATAAGACAAAAGCACGACACTGCCCCCAGTGGCCAATATGCGCTCAACGGAAGGATCGGCCAACAAATTGAAATCATGTTGCATTAACTGCTGATTTACGTCCCACTACTTTTTTGGGGTGGTGGGACTCAAAACATTGCCGACTGTGAAGCTCGTTGGGAAAGCCAAGCGCAGGAAGTAGTGAAAGCGCCTTTCTGTGCTCTCTCGCCCACACAGGAAGTGAAATATTTCCAGTTTCCCGGTGAGCTACTGATGAGGATGCTGAAGATGTTGATTCTGCCTCTGGTCGTGTCCAGGTGCTCGCATCACACTattactctgtgtgtgtgtgtgtgtgtgtgtttgtgtgcgtgtgtgtgtgtttctgtgcgtgcgtgcgtgtgtgtgtgcgtgtgcgtgtgtgtgtgcgtgtggttgtgcatgtgcgtgcgtgtgtgtgcgtgcatgcgtgcgtgtgtgcggagCAGGATTAAAGAGTGATCCTCACATTTGTAGCACACGCCACTAAGCCAACATGAAGGCAAAATGTTGACTGCACGAAACCAACTTGACTTTGCCTACATGGAACACAGATGAAGGCAGCATGAAATACATTTGAGGCTTTCATGCTGTTTTGTGGGGCGACTTGTTGGCGCACTGGTTAACACAtccacagttcagaggttgccaGTTCAATTCAGGCTCCAGTCCTCCAAGTGtagtgtttgcatgttctccctgtgcttcctcccacatcccaaaaatagGCATGGTAGGACGATTGAACACAcaaaattgcccgtaggtgtgagtgtgaacgACTGTTTgactgtgtgccctgcaattggctggcaaccagttcagggtgtccccccccgcctactgccccaagtcaactgggataggcCCCAGCACGCCTGCAACCCGCCTTCATGCTGCTTTTATGTTGGCATCACGTCTGCCTCATCAGGCTTTCATTTCACTCCATGTTGACGTCACGTGCACATGGCATTGTGACCTTGCATGACCTTCATGTTGGCACCACGCACCCGAACGTGCTGCTTCCATAATGACTTCTCGCCTGTTCCCCGTGCAGTTTGATGTCGGGCCTGGCGGCGCTGGACGCCAAGTGCTCCAGTCGGCTAGGCCTGATCACCGTGTCCTACTACCTGTGGACCACCTTCGTGGCCGTTATCGTGGGCATCGTCATGGTATCCGTCATCCACCCGGGCGGCGCCGCCCAGAAGGAGGACTCAGAGGACAGCAGCAAGCCCATCATGAGCTCGGCCGACGCTCTGCTTGACCTCATCCGGTGAGACGAAAGCATGCCCCATTCTCAGCCAGTCCACTCATCCTGACAGTATCAAGAGGACACCCGTCTTAGAAAAACGCTGGACCATATGATCTTTTTGGGGAGGGTAGAATCCTTTGCTCTAAACTGATTCAAGTATTACCTTGAGGACAGGATAAAATGAGTGATTGTGTCTCTGACCAAATGGCTATGACCTTTGGCGTTCCCCAGGGGTCAAACCTGGGaaccctaataataataatgataattaataataataacaatacattGGCTTTATAATGTACTTAATGATTCAGGTAACAAGTCTTTTCATGGTTTTGCCCCAACATACATCTGCCAGTGCTCTCAAAGAGGGCTTTTTAACGGATAGCATTCATCCCGCAGGAACATGTTCCCGGCCAATCTGGTGCAGGCTACCTTTCAACAGGTGAAGCAAAGAGACATCTTGTCATTCATGTGCTCTACAATCATGTCTGCCATCTCATCCACCATCCAAAATCTGTTTTTACCCTCATTCCATCTTGTCCTTCATCTTGGTCACAATCATCTTGTTGGTCGTGTGGTCCATATTGGCCACCATCCCCTAACCTAAGCTGCTCAACCATAATGTGCAGTGTAAGACTGTGTTTTTTCCATCGTCATCCGAACGATACCAAGCACGAACATTGTCTTGATATTCAGAGGCTATTTCTTGCCATGATGATGAAGTCTGATTGACATCAAATATACATCGTGAGGTTTCTATGCAAAATATCGCTTCCATGCGGCGCATTTTGGAATTGGTCTCCATCCTCATATTCCACTGCATTTGGGGAACAAGATGGCACCCCCTCCTGTCAATGTTCAGACTTTGCTGTCCATGGTTTTGCGTTGTCCATGTTGCTGTTCATGTGCGCCATCTTGTCCACCATCCTGTCCTCCGTGGCAGTCTCCACGGTGTCCTGGATCTACACCATGTTGCACTGAAGGCTTCTGTGTTTTTTGTCAGTATCGAACCAGCAGCCAGTACACGGTGCAGACCAAGCCCACATTGGCCCAGACACCGTCCCAGTTGGTCACGAGGCGACCGCTGATCTACGGCATCCAGGACGACAACGGAAGTGACGTCCAGAACTTCTCACTGGACCTGACGCCGCCCCCCGACGTGCTGGTCAAAACCAAGGAGGGGACCAGTGACGGGATGAATGTCCTGGGCATCGTCATCTTCTCTGCCACCATGGGTAAGCTTTAGGTGCTTTGGGAGATGGGCTCAGCAAAGCGGCCATGTCAAGTGCGATGCGGTGATGTTGCAGGCATcatgttgggcaggatggggcCAAACGGCAGCGCCTTGGTCAACTTCTGCCAGAGTTTGAATGAGGCTGTGCTCAAAATAGTCGCCATCGTTATTTGGTAAGCACAAAGTCGAGTCAGAATGTTTTATGGCTCAGTGCAGCGGTGAGAGTGGTCAGAAGAACGGGGTTGACGGAAGCGTTGGGTCCCCGTCGTCTCTCCTCATGCGGCAGGTACTTCCCGTTCGGGATCGTGTTCCTGGTGGCGGGCAAGATCCTGGAGATGAGCGACCCCTCGGCCATGGGGAAGAAGTTGGGCTTCTACGCGGTCACGGTGGTCTTCGGCCTGGTGCTGCACGGCCTCTTCATTCTGCCCGCCATGTACTTCTTCATCACCAAGAAGAGTCCCATCGTCTACATTCGTGGAATCCTGCAGGCGCTCCTCATAGCCCTGGCCACCTCATCCAGGTAACCATTGGAACCTGGCCTGCTCGTGGTGCTGGGCCGTACGGGCGGCACTCCCACTTGTGATTGTGTTGTGCGTGTAGCTCGGCCACGCTGCCTATCACCTTCAAGTGCCTCCTGGAGAACAACCACATCGATCGGCGCATCATCCGCTTCGTTCTGCCCGTGGGCGCCACCATCAACATGGACGGCACAGCACTCTACGAGGCCGTCGCCGCCATCTTTATTGCGCAGGTTAACAACTATGAGCTGGACTTTGGGCAGATCATCACCATCAGGTCAGTGGGCGCCTCACAGCAGTCCATCCGACATTGCTTCCTGGAACCTCACTTCTTCCTTCCCTCGCGTTCCCTCGTGTCGCTCCCAGCTTTCGGCTTCACGTGCTCTATCACCTGTTGTGGATCCCGTTGTCCTCACTTGCTATGTGGATCTTTCTTGACTTGCTGCCTCCTGACATTTGGCTTCCCCAAGTCCTCATACCCTCTGTATGTTTCCCTCCCTTCCTTGCTCTATAGTCAACGGAATTGAGTGTGTTGTGGCTAGGGTTAAAGTAACCATGAtacaaggtaagcagagctgcactgAGACTTTTCTAGGATCAGTTTGAAATGATGGTCATCTTGTACTTGTAGTTTGCAGGTGAGCTCAAGAATCTTTCCGCGCTTCATGTCCTTCTTTCCTGCCTTCTTTTCCAGCATCACAGCCACAGCCGCCAGCATCGGCGCGGCAGGCATCCCCCAAGCGGGCCTGGTCACCATGGTGATCGTGCTCACCTCCGTTGGCCTGCCAACCGACGACATCAGCCTCATCATCGCCGTCGATTGGGCGCTGTAAGTTGCAGGGAATGCTGGCAACGCCTTTGCGATGTACGTCACCTTTTGGCATCTTGCCGCACAGAGATAGATTCCGCACCATGGTCAACGTCATGGGTGACGCCCTCGCCACCGGAATCATGGCCCACATCTGCAGGAAGGACTTTATCAAGGAAGGAGACGGGGTGAGCAATCGCTTCCTCGTTCAGCTTCCTGTGCCCTCATTCTCATTCCCTTGTGTCTGTCCCGCTGTCTTACTTTCTAATTTCACTTCTTTGGTCCTCCCACCCGACTCCCCTGGTGGCCTTCAGGTGCCGCTCATGTGCGAGAGCCACACCGGCGCCGGCGTGGTGGCTCCACTCATGAACTGCCACAACACCAACAGCAACTACCGGCTGCCGTCCAAGCACACACCGGTACAGCCCGAGGTGGCGCGCCTCATGCAGCTGGAGGAGGGCTTGCGGGCCCCGCCCGACAGAAGAAAGCCGCGCGCCCCCCCGCAACATCCCAGGAAGAACAAGGACCATTGTGCAGTGGACATGAATGGCTTGGAGACTAAAGTGTGAAGAGCGCCACTCGAGGGACGGCGTCTGCCTCTGTCTTTATTCTTGTTACCGCCGAAGGAGGTCCAACAGAACGCTCGATGTTCTTTGGGTGGACCGTAACTAGAACTAAAACCGGAACCATAACTGGTCCCGGATGGACCTTATGAATCCGTGAGAGACAACGTCATGTTTGATTCTGCCTTAAGACTCCTGGAGCTGTGACTAAGTCGCCAGTCCCGCGCACTTTTGATCTTCTCAACCAAATGGTTATTGCTCttggaagtgaaaaaaaaaacaagcttaaaaaaa includes the following:
- the slc1a7b gene encoding solute carrier family 1 member 7b isoform X2, with translation MAVALEAVWLRVKNVCKQNGLLIMSVLAVVIGCLLGFFLRTKRLSEQEVKYFQFPGELLMRMLKMLILPLVVSSLMSGLAALDAKCSSRLGLITVSYYLWTTFVAVIVGIVMVSVIHPGGAAQKEDSEDSSKPIMSSADALLDLIRNMFPANLVQATFQQVKQRDILSFMCSTIMSAISSTIQNLCFCVFCQYRTSSQYTVQTKPTLAQTPSQLVTRRPLIYGIQDDNGSDVQNFSLDLTPPPDVLVKTKEGTSDGMNVLGIVIFSATMGIMLGRMGPNGSALVNFCQSLNEAVLKIVAIVIWYFPFGIVFLVAGKILEMSDPSAMGKKLGFYAVTVVFGLVLHGLFILPAMYFFITKKSPIVYIRGILQALLIALATSSSSATLPITFKCLLENNHIDRRIIRFVLPVGATINMDGTALYEAVAAIFIAQVNNYELDFGQIITISITATAASIGAAGIPQAGLVTMVIVLTSVGLPTDDISLIIAVDWALDRFRTMVNVMGDALATGIMAHICRKDFIKEGDGVPLMCESHTGAGVVAPLMNCHNTNSNYRLPSKHTPVQPEVARLMQLEEGLRAPPDRRKPRAPPQHPRKNKDHCAVDMNGLETKV
- the slc1a7b gene encoding solute carrier family 1 member 7b isoform X1 produces the protein MAVALEAVWLRVKNVCKQNGLLIMSVLAVVIGCLLGFFLRTKRLSEQEVKYFQFPGELLMRMLKMLILPLVVSSLMSGLAALDAKCSSRLGLITVSYYLWTTFVAVIVGIVMVSVIHPGGAAQKEDSEDSSKPIMSSADALLDLIRNMFPANLVQATFQQYRTSSQYTVQTKPTLAQTPSQLVTRRPLIYGIQDDNGSDVQNFSLDLTPPPDVLVKTKEGTSDGMNVLGIVIFSATMGIMLGRMGPNGSALVNFCQSLNEAVLKIVAIVIWYFPFGIVFLVAGKILEMSDPSAMGKKLGFYAVTVVFGLVLHGLFILPAMYFFITKKSPIVYIRGILQALLIALATSSSSATLPITFKCLLENNHIDRRIIRFVLPVGATINMDGTALYEAVAAIFIAQVNNYELDFGQIITISITATAASIGAAGIPQAGLVTMVIVLTSVGLPTDDISLIIAVDWALDRFRTMVNVMGDALATGIMAHICRKDFIKEGDGVPLMCESHTGAGVVAPLMNCHNTNSNYRLPSKHTPVQPEVARLMQLEEGLRAPPDRRKPRAPPQHPRKNKDHCAVDMNGLETKV